From Algoriphagus sp. NG3, the proteins below share one genomic window:
- a CDS encoding contractile injection system tape measure protein: MAERQENRIEEVMFSFSYTQAQQASRCNDRLSQLVMPILVPEMESAFDQVSYPLFQLELEKLEIDLGRITEDEISEGLGMRIRHLLVRALSDELKLRVNNSTLSTQSNSLQQEDYALAALRSFFLKGYFPAWLEKDKDLYSLLEVLLSTTPKAVGMLAREVSLKSEAARIRIAVLNTPFFDRIIGVMVPEEVDWLIGYRNSYIQVHESESLLPGSSKSLEQALNLFILNFIVNESGTKFNRFSFSERALKAIAAHYNIDFQTFLKEIKKIVANRSPKNQLDQDFKEAIIWVGEKNRVNEESFHFTEIPGISQFAHWLNHTPQHPDLLHWIEDREGTGGLFQQLAVQYPRFWRLLNERGFENLVKVLGRADGGKWNSLLQDYLDWGDKQKDVTGSMDRLGHTRQLFDIVWAESSFRRTVLYDLEGWFSILVIHASGHQKQNHSWKESLVQLGLAQGISNAPILLLRNDKHGGTAPVDLLTLPAEGRKTSREVVPGKQVDGQLSMAQEYKIQELALREYLRSGSLGKSFQELNRNDLVDVISAMMKLNNPLLINWIKEVEESAEIPAKRRLWALFKRSERKVLLGFMENHGGEQTQGLLRFQKILEQTIAGNSQVKSRLDQLIWISFVKETSESGKSTPSVSLTETLVKMGAMVSILSQIPDLSVTDRRRITVSGKSLHILKSFLLLSPKDPMTESSVMDLFGYLVSSAHRLPAWSYTSLAKKDYKKLDFGKLTAIDPSQKRVLQYFVEFYLSVSVRKLLLVHQLDAVKTRQEAILFIKKDLKSLVRSSLLSSAVTFNPRDKQEAIRRVFAFTVSNKEQALPLFKQYRSQLVLMLFHFKETLKVNEWKRFESYISVHFYQELSHFKKLHFSIGQMEWPSFLQLTDKSVVKGITSRLGVDDMLRLMSSSNLSSGIIERLGRESNWTPGFLKKLTFLRSLPDAVFYHSPLIYRWKRLVSLSVLKIRTETNREIETKFWSAFLGNLKQGFSTYDLRMLDWNYLLYSDELQKADRSRLIRFLKQHSSAGLSRTTNSAIQVHAASALIFLKEEGFLPWWAPVKTKMGLLSTFICQSEFSDQKDASPIVWMFFGENTDQLIAGLKQDELIKLYKLLTKSSHSNYFDSFLRLLDQRIQDYKEVPQNVKKKELLSVAQNGIVDLKNKSITEISLLIRKHIGLCNEEKLVQEWFYYDPRLQKQLIELMKWSSWMYFGSLNPGRWKLLLISFGVDFYIKKGNGFSRMFLNQFLSFLNKTQSTVNWKRVFHLLLKNKGFTKDLGEANQQVISNIYPVAQQVLSDEPNPGDHVRLTNAGLVLCWPFLSVLFSRLEISENNKIPEISQSRAVYLLQYLVYGHYDFPEYELVLNKILVGMKISQHLEKVKLSPEEKEMADSLLVGMKSNWDKMKNASIEAIRETFLQREGNLEIESERYVLRVPKTGVDVLLESIPWSIAVVRLAWMEKSLDVKWR, from the coding sequence ATGGCTGAGCGGCAGGAAAACCGGATCGAGGAGGTGATGTTCTCTTTCTCTTATACACAAGCGCAACAAGCTTCTCGGTGCAATGACAGATTGTCCCAGTTGGTGATGCCCATACTAGTGCCTGAAATGGAAAGTGCGTTTGATCAAGTCAGTTATCCGCTGTTTCAGCTCGAATTGGAAAAACTGGAAATTGATCTGGGAAGAATTACAGAAGATGAGATCTCCGAAGGCCTTGGGATGAGAATCCGCCATCTTTTGGTCAGGGCATTGTCTGATGAGCTGAAATTACGGGTAAACAACAGTACTTTGTCAACTCAGTCCAATAGCCTTCAGCAGGAAGATTACGCATTGGCTGCCCTTAGATCATTTTTTTTAAAAGGCTATTTTCCGGCCTGGTTGGAAAAAGACAAAGACCTGTATTCACTTTTAGAAGTACTGCTAAGTACCACTCCCAAAGCAGTCGGAATGCTGGCTAGGGAGGTTTCCCTTAAAAGTGAAGCGGCAAGAATACGAATAGCGGTACTCAATACCCCGTTTTTTGACAGAATAATAGGGGTAATGGTTCCCGAAGAGGTTGATTGGCTTATTGGTTACAGAAATTCATACATACAGGTTCATGAAAGTGAAAGTTTACTTCCCGGCTCTTCTAAAAGCCTGGAGCAAGCTCTAAACCTATTTATACTAAATTTTATAGTCAATGAATCCGGGACCAAATTCAACAGATTTAGTTTCTCAGAACGGGCTCTGAAGGCTATTGCCGCACATTACAATATTGATTTTCAAACTTTTTTGAAAGAGATCAAAAAGATAGTAGCTAATAGATCCCCTAAGAACCAATTGGATCAGGACTTTAAGGAGGCAATTATTTGGGTAGGTGAAAAAAACCGTGTAAATGAAGAATCTTTTCATTTTACGGAAATTCCCGGTATTTCACAGTTTGCCCATTGGCTAAACCATACCCCACAACATCCAGACCTGCTGCACTGGATAGAAGATAGAGAGGGCACTGGTGGTTTGTTTCAGCAGCTTGCCGTGCAGTATCCCAGGTTTTGGCGCTTATTGAATGAAAGAGGCTTTGAAAACCTTGTGAAAGTATTGGGCAGGGCTGATGGGGGTAAATGGAATAGTCTGCTTCAGGATTACCTCGACTGGGGAGATAAGCAAAAGGATGTTACTGGTTCCATGGATAGGCTTGGGCATACACGACAACTATTCGATATAGTCTGGGCAGAATCCTCATTCCGTCGCACAGTGCTTTATGATTTGGAGGGTTGGTTCTCTATTCTGGTCATTCATGCCTCTGGTCATCAAAAACAAAATCATTCTTGGAAGGAAAGTCTGGTACAACTTGGTTTGGCACAGGGTATTTCCAATGCGCCCATACTGTTGTTGAGAAATGATAAACATGGAGGAACCGCACCTGTAGATCTGCTGACCCTTCCTGCGGAGGGTCGAAAAACTTCAAGGGAAGTAGTGCCGGGTAAGCAGGTGGATGGGCAGTTATCCATGGCACAGGAATACAAAATCCAAGAACTGGCGCTTAGGGAATACCTTAGGTCAGGTTCTCTGGGGAAGTCATTTCAGGAATTGAACAGAAATGATCTGGTGGATGTGATTTCAGCTATGATGAAGCTGAACAATCCACTACTTATCAATTGGATCAAAGAAGTAGAGGAATCAGCTGAAATACCCGCCAAAAGAAGATTATGGGCTTTATTCAAAAGATCTGAAAGAAAGGTTCTTTTGGGTTTTATGGAGAATCATGGTGGGGAGCAAACCCAGGGCTTGCTTCGTTTTCAGAAGATTTTGGAACAAACGATAGCAGGGAATTCACAGGTAAAGAGTCGCCTGGATCAACTCATCTGGATCAGCTTTGTGAAAGAAACTTCAGAAAGCGGAAAATCAACACCTTCTGTTTCTTTGACTGAAACATTGGTAAAAATGGGTGCGATGGTATCCATACTTTCGCAGATCCCAGACCTCTCCGTAACTGATAGACGAAGAATCACTGTTTCGGGAAAATCACTTCATATACTCAAGTCTTTTCTCCTGTTGTCTCCGAAAGATCCTATGACGGAATCAAGTGTTATGGATTTATTCGGTTATTTGGTTTCCTCTGCACATCGGCTTCCGGCTTGGAGCTACACGTCGTTAGCCAAGAAGGATTATAAAAAGCTGGATTTTGGAAAGCTTACGGCCATAGATCCGTCCCAGAAGCGGGTGCTTCAGTATTTCGTGGAGTTTTATTTATCTGTGTCAGTCAGAAAACTGCTGTTAGTCCACCAACTAGATGCTGTTAAAACCAGGCAAGAAGCGATCCTGTTCATCAAAAAAGACCTGAAAAGCTTAGTCAGGAGCTCTCTATTAAGTTCAGCAGTGACATTCAACCCTAGGGACAAGCAAGAGGCAATAAGAAGGGTGTTTGCTTTTACGGTATCAAATAAGGAACAAGCACTTCCTCTTTTTAAACAGTACCGATCTCAACTGGTTCTTATGCTTTTCCACTTCAAAGAAACCCTCAAAGTGAATGAATGGAAGCGGTTTGAAAGCTATATATCCGTACATTTTTATCAGGAACTCAGTCATTTTAAAAAACTTCATTTTTCAATAGGCCAGATGGAATGGCCTTCCTTCCTTCAATTAACAGACAAGTCAGTTGTTAAGGGTATAACCTCCCGTCTAGGAGTTGATGATATGTTGAGGCTTATGTCATCCTCCAACCTGTCTAGTGGTATCATAGAAAGGCTTGGGAGAGAATCCAATTGGACTCCGGGGTTTTTAAAGAAGTTGACATTCCTCCGAAGTTTGCCAGATGCTGTGTTTTACCATAGTCCGCTCATTTACAGATGGAAAAGATTGGTTAGTTTAAGTGTTCTGAAGATACGTACTGAGACAAACAGGGAGATTGAAACCAAGTTTTGGAGTGCATTTTTAGGCAATTTGAAACAGGGTTTTTCTACCTATGATCTCAGGATGCTGGATTGGAATTACCTGCTTTACTCCGATGAATTGCAAAAGGCAGATCGATCTAGGTTAATAAGGTTTTTAAAACAACATTCCAGCGCCGGGCTTAGCCGAACCACAAACTCAGCTATTCAAGTCCATGCTGCATCCGCACTTATTTTTTTGAAGGAAGAAGGGTTCCTGCCTTGGTGGGCTCCTGTCAAAACAAAAATGGGACTTCTTTCTACTTTTATTTGCCAGTCAGAGTTCTCAGACCAGAAAGATGCAAGCCCAATAGTATGGATGTTTTTCGGTGAAAATACGGATCAGCTGATTGCTGGTTTAAAACAAGATGAGCTTATTAAACTGTACAAGCTTCTTACTAAAAGTTCCCATTCCAACTACTTTGATTCCTTCCTCCGTCTCCTTGATCAACGTATCCAGGATTATAAAGAAGTTCCGCAGAATGTTAAGAAGAAAGAACTTCTATCGGTTGCCCAGAATGGAATTGTGGATTTGAAGAATAAATCAATTACCGAAATATCTCTTTTGATTCGAAAACATATTGGTTTATGTAATGAAGAAAAGCTGGTCCAGGAATGGTTTTACTATGATCCCAGGCTGCAAAAGCAACTTATAGAATTGATGAAATGGAGTTCTTGGATGTATTTCGGAAGTCTCAATCCTGGCAGGTGGAAACTATTGCTCATTTCTTTTGGGGTTGATTTTTATATAAAGAAAGGGAATGGCTTCAGCAGGATGTTCTTAAACCAGTTTCTTTCCTTTTTGAACAAGACCCAATCCACGGTTAACTGGAAGCGGGTATTTCATTTACTTCTTAAAAACAAGGGATTCACCAAGGATTTAGGAGAGGCGAACCAGCAAGTGATCTCAAACATATATCCAGTAGCTCAACAGGTGCTTTCCGATGAGCCCAATCCAGGTGACCATGTTAGGTTGACCAATGCTGGGTTGGTTTTATGCTGGCCATTTTTATCCGTTCTTTTTTCAAGACTTGAAATCAGTGAGAACAATAAAATCCCTGAAATATCCCAGTCCAGAGCAGTTTACTTACTGCAGTACCTGGTATATGGACATTATGATTTTCCTGAATATGAACTGGTTTTGAATAAGATTTTGGTTGGGATGAAAATCAGCCAACATCTGGAAAAGGTAAAACTCAGCCCGGAGGAAAAAGAAATGGCAGATAGCCTGCTTGTGGGGATGAAAAGTAACTGGGATAAAATGAAAAACGCCTCCATAGAAGCAATTAGGGAAACCTTCCTACAGCGGGAGGGGAATCTGGAAATTGAATCCGAAAGATATGTGTTGCGTGTCCCCAAAACCGGGGTAGATGTGCTTCTGGAGTCTATCCCGTGGAGCATAGCGGTGGTTCGCCTGGCTTGGATGGAAAAATCACTTGATGTGAAATGGAGGTAA
- a CDS encoding adhesin — translation MADISGNSVIINDREQLKKYFRSGMLPSEVHFAILIDSMFNKVDDGINKNSEDGLMIFPSGDEEVLLSFYDSLRDKRASWVLVNAQGEAKGIILKEKGKDTPTIFFQNGGNVGIGTDRPSQKLEVAGMIASHGRVGVFHKGTIPADGNWHDVLTGLTGCQGFEIIAHAGRKQKGKYSLLHATAVSTYGNSKPKINKTCAHYGLWWNKIDCRWTGGTFNYKLQMRTGSNYGGEAQITFRIGKLWDDDFLNEL, via the coding sequence ATGGCAGATATATCCGGTAACAGCGTAATTATCAACGATAGAGAACAACTCAAAAAGTACTTTAGAAGCGGCATGTTACCCTCTGAAGTTCATTTTGCCATTCTCATCGACTCTATGTTCAACAAGGTGGATGACGGTATCAACAAAAATTCCGAGGATGGGCTTATGATCTTTCCCTCGGGGGATGAAGAGGTTTTACTCAGTTTCTATGACTCTCTACGGGACAAGAGGGCCAGTTGGGTATTGGTGAATGCGCAAGGAGAGGCCAAAGGAATTATTTTAAAAGAAAAAGGAAAGGATACCCCAACTATTTTTTTTCAGAATGGGGGGAATGTAGGTATTGGGACAGATAGGCCAAGTCAAAAGCTTGAGGTAGCTGGAATGATCGCTTCACATGGAAGAGTTGGCGTGTTCCATAAAGGCACGATTCCAGCCGATGGGAACTGGCATGATGTACTGACTGGGTTGACGGGCTGCCAAGGTTTTGAAATTATAGCACATGCAGGCCGGAAGCAAAAAGGGAAATACTCCCTTCTCCATGCCACGGCAGTGAGCACCTATGGAAACTCTAAACCAAAAATAAACAAAACCTGCGCCCATTATGGGCTTTGGTGGAACAAGATAGACTGCAGATGGACGGGTGGGACTTTTAATTACAAGCTGCAGATGCGTACTGGCAGTAATTATGGAGGAGAAGCCCAGATCACTTTTCGGATCGGGAAATTATGGGACGATGATTTTTTAAATGAGCTTTAA
- a CDS encoding GPW/gp25 family protein, translated as MGDSSKAFLGKGWSFPPSFEMDSKWVELVSGEEDIQQSIGIILNTLPMERVSDPKFGCDIMKYVFETDDPTYQTMLRDTISDSLLYYEPRIKVRSIKFGKEKLQEGVLMIHIDYTVIITNSRNNRVYPFYFREGTNL; from the coding sequence ATGGGAGATTCATCCAAAGCGTTTTTGGGAAAAGGCTGGTCATTCCCTCCATCGTTTGAGATGGATTCAAAGTGGGTGGAGCTGGTCTCCGGCGAAGAGGATATACAGCAGAGTATCGGAATTATCCTCAACACGCTTCCTATGGAGCGGGTCAGCGATCCGAAATTTGGATGCGATATTATGAAGTATGTTTTTGAGACAGATGATCCTACTTATCAGACGATGCTACGGGACACCATCAGTGATTCATTGCTTTATTATGAACCTAGGATAAAAGTCAGGAGCATCAAATTTGGTAAAGAGAAGTTGCAGGAAGGAGTGCTAATGATACATATCGATTACACAGTGATTATTACCAACTCTCGGAACAACCGGGTGTATCCCTTCTATTTTAGAGAGGGGACGAACCTATAA
- a CDS encoding PAAR domain-containing protein, with the protein MPLAARLTDMHTCPMQTPGVPPIPHVGGPIVGPGIPTVMIGGLPASVLGDSCICVGPPDSIIKGSATVMIGGKPAARMGDTTSHGGSVVLGCPTVMIGG; encoded by the coding sequence ATGCCTTTAGCAGCAAGATTGACAGATATGCATACCTGTCCTATGCAGACCCCCGGTGTACCTCCCATACCCCATGTGGGTGGGCCTATCGTAGGGCCTGGTATTCCTACCGTTATGATTGGCGGATTGCCGGCTTCTGTACTGGGGGATTCCTGTATCTGTGTGGGTCCGCCAGACTCCATCATAAAAGGCTCGGCAACTGTTATGATCGGCGGCAAACCTGCCGCAAGGATGGGCGATACCACTTCCCATGGAGGATCTGTTGTCCTGGGATGTCCTACTGTAATGATCGGAGGGTAA
- the vgrG gene encoding type VI secretion system tip protein VgrG, producing the protein MAEIVKPSDLPVSAEIKIKGKVLSGEVEIISIGITREINRIATATIKISDGGVFGLENEPFTNSSSDNFIPGNDIEINLGWGEDRESVFTGIITGQRLVVRSDTSYLSVSCKDQAFKLTTSRSNQVMADSKDDDLFSKLISNAGLTADVASVTQYSSPLFQYNSSDWDYLVIRAETNNLFVVTDQKKVFVKAYELSSSPDYCLQADMTAIEVDLELSGDAVFSEINFTSWDPKTQEKKVVSSNMSDPLQLSNLTAQKIAGSLSLPAINKYSSAPVSEEELTAYSKSWINKSALSKVKGKITSVGTAKLKPGDLVQLKNFGARYDGVAFITKIEQECSNGNWVTKVFIGAQSRWHSSLPDVQEQDGLGLLPGVKGTHLAKVKQINEDKDGEFRVLVELVAFQNDSNSNELWARIAFNYASDQAGFFFFPEIGDEVLITFLNGDPRFPVIIGSLYSSKLAPVLVPDEENSTKAIHSKSGIAIIFDEKDKILTIQTPGGNTFMLDDKEKQVTAKDSNSNEMILGQEGIKLSSPKDIVLDAQGKINLKAISGISLESSGGDLSGKGMNVSLEADITLKAAGNASAEFSASGQTSLKGAMVMIN; encoded by the coding sequence ATGGCAGAAATAGTAAAACCAAGTGATTTGCCAGTATCGGCGGAAATCAAAATCAAAGGGAAAGTCCTTTCCGGGGAAGTTGAGATTATCTCTATCGGGATAACTAGGGAAATCAACAGGATAGCTACCGCTACGATTAAAATTTCAGATGGCGGAGTGTTTGGATTGGAGAATGAGCCTTTTACCAACAGCTCCTCAGATAATTTTATTCCTGGAAATGACATAGAGATTAATCTGGGGTGGGGGGAGGATAGGGAGTCGGTGTTCACTGGGATTATCACAGGACAGCGTCTGGTCGTACGCAGTGATACATCCTATCTGTCCGTGTCCTGTAAAGATCAGGCTTTCAAACTGACTACGAGCAGATCCAATCAGGTGATGGCGGATTCCAAGGATGACGACCTTTTCTCCAAATTGATTTCCAACGCCGGACTCACGGCCGATGTAGCATCTGTTACCCAATATAGCTCACCTCTGTTTCAATATAATTCCTCTGATTGGGATTATCTGGTGATCCGTGCGGAAACCAATAATCTTTTCGTGGTCACAGACCAGAAAAAAGTTTTTGTTAAGGCTTATGAGCTATCGTCCTCTCCTGATTATTGCTTACAGGCGGACATGACTGCGATAGAGGTGGATTTGGAACTGAGTGGGGATGCTGTTTTTTCTGAGATCAATTTTACCTCCTGGGATCCTAAGACCCAAGAGAAAAAGGTGGTGAGTTCCAACATGTCGGACCCCCTGCAGTTAAGCAATCTCACGGCTCAGAAAATAGCGGGATCACTTTCGTTACCAGCGATCAACAAATACTCTTCTGCACCGGTTTCTGAGGAGGAACTCACAGCCTATTCCAAAAGCTGGATCAACAAATCAGCGCTTTCGAAGGTAAAGGGGAAAATCACATCGGTAGGAACAGCCAAGCTCAAGCCAGGGGATTTGGTACAGCTGAAAAACTTCGGCGCCAGATATGACGGAGTAGCCTTTATTACCAAAATTGAGCAGGAGTGTTCCAATGGAAATTGGGTTACCAAAGTCTTTATTGGGGCTCAATCCCGATGGCATTCTTCCCTTCCGGATGTACAGGAACAGGACGGACTGGGTTTGCTTCCAGGAGTGAAGGGAACGCATCTTGCAAAAGTAAAACAGATCAACGAGGATAAAGACGGGGAATTTAGAGTGCTGGTAGAACTGGTGGCTTTTCAAAATGACTCCAATTCGAACGAACTCTGGGCTAGGATAGCTTTTAATTATGCGTCTGATCAGGCAGGGTTCTTCTTTTTCCCTGAAATAGGGGATGAAGTCCTGATCACCTTCCTAAATGGGGATCCTAGGTTTCCCGTTATTATCGGAAGCCTTTATAGCTCCAAATTAGCCCCGGTGCTGGTCCCGGACGAGGAAAATTCCACCAAAGCCATCCATTCCAAATCAGGTATCGCTATAATTTTCGATGAGAAGGATAAGATACTGACTATTCAGACTCCAGGTGGCAATACATTTATGTTGGATGATAAAGAAAAACAGGTTACTGCCAAGGACAGCAACTCCAATGAGATGATACTTGGGCAGGAAGGGATCAAACTGAGCAGTCCCAAAGACATTGTATTGGATGCACAGGGAAAAATAAACTTAAAAGCAATTTCAGGAATCAGCTTAGAGTCTTCAGGCGGGGATCTGAGTGGAAAAGGGATGAACGTCTCCTTGGAAGCTGATATCACATTAAAAGCCGCCGGAAACGCTTCAGCGGAATTTTCAGCTTCTGGCCAGACAAGCCTGAAAGGCGCCATGGTCATGATAAACTAA
- a CDS encoding LysM peptidoglycan-binding domain-containing protein, producing the protein MMDSGKLTKMKLVAYKNPDFSEKVGEYDVLVNPDKYTDKSELKYTTNSSPLGVSAETVKFRGAGSKIFNMEFFFDSTGVMSTQPVDEQIEYLKDLIYAYNGDIHEPNYVKILWGTQSLFEGRLKEWDILYSMLDLNGTPLRAEIKAVFIGSVSTKKKALEERKNSSDLTHIRTVKAGDTLPGMCFRIYGDSKYYIQVADFNSMDNIRVIQPGDELVFPPLV; encoded by the coding sequence ATGATGGATTCCGGAAAGTTGACCAAAATGAAATTGGTGGCCTATAAAAACCCGGATTTCTCGGAGAAGGTCGGGGAGTATGATGTGCTGGTGAATCCTGATAAGTACACTGATAAATCTGAACTGAAATATACCACCAATTCATCCCCCTTGGGTGTTTCTGCCGAAACTGTGAAATTTAGGGGGGCGGGTTCCAAGATTTTCAATATGGAGTTCTTTTTTGACAGCACCGGGGTCATGTCCACCCAGCCTGTGGATGAGCAGATAGAATACCTGAAAGATCTTATCTATGCATACAACGGGGACATACATGAACCCAACTATGTGAAAATACTGTGGGGGACCCAATCTCTTTTTGAGGGAAGACTCAAGGAATGGGATATCCTTTATTCCATGCTAGATCTCAACGGGACTCCTCTGAGAGCCGAAATCAAAGCTGTGTTTATAGGCTCGGTGTCCACTAAGAAAAAAGCCCTTGAGGAAAGAAAAAACTCCTCAGACCTCACCCACATCAGGACTGTGAAGGCAGGCGATACTTTACCGGGCATGTGCTTCAGGATATATGGGGATAGCAAGTATTACATCCAAGTAGCTGACTTCAATTCAATGGATAATATCAGGGTTATCCAACCGGGAGATGAACTTGTTTTTCCACCCTTAGTCTGA
- a CDS encoding DUF5908 family protein: MTLIIRQLVIRGEVLEDSAKYRRENDLNLEKVAELVENAKKDIEREYQERMMEMLENTAAR, encoded by the coding sequence ATGACTTTAATAATCAGGCAGTTGGTTATAAGAGGTGAGGTATTGGAGGATTCTGCCAAATACAGGCGCGAAAATGACCTCAACCTGGAGAAAGTGGCAGAGTTAGTGGAAAACGCCAAAAAGGATATTGAGCGGGAATATCAAGAAAGGATGATGGAAATGTTGGAAAATACAGCTGCACGGTAA
- a CDS encoding phage tail protein: MGDTSFFQKGYTPPTAFYFQVKFLDFPEMDSSFKEVSGLKVTVTTTERKEGGDNSYIHYLPSLPQYSDLVLKRCLMPNSSLDQWCRNALENFKFKPLDLQVVLLGGNTTPLASWSIYKAIPLSWELGALESTKNELAVETLVLKYKHFKKDI; this comes from the coding sequence ATGGGGGATACCAGTTTCTTTCAAAAAGGATACACTCCGCCTACTGCCTTCTATTTTCAGGTGAAATTTCTTGATTTTCCTGAAATGGACAGCAGCTTCAAAGAAGTTTCCGGACTGAAAGTAACCGTAACGACAACTGAAAGGAAAGAGGGAGGGGATAATTCGTACATACATTATCTTCCTTCCCTTCCCCAATATTCTGACTTGGTACTTAAACGCTGCCTGATGCCTAATTCGAGTTTGGACCAATGGTGCAGAAATGCCCTAGAAAACTTCAAATTCAAGCCGCTCGATTTACAGGTGGTCCTGTTGGGCGGGAACACCACTCCATTGGCTTCCTGGTCTATTTATAAGGCAATCCCCCTTTCATGGGAATTGGGTGCGTTGGAAAGTACCAAAAACGAATTGGCGGTTGAGACATTGGTTTTAAAATACAAGCATTTTAAAAAAGATATATGA
- a CDS encoding phage tail protein: MAGEAQDSNWPLPKFYFSVDWGSTTDIPFQEVSGLEIEAQPIEYRHGNSPVFSTINMPGIIKNSNVTMKKGVFVNDNAFWDWYNKIKMNTIERQNVVIKLLDESGSPTMTWTLNNAWPTKISSTDLKSDASEVAVESIEIAHEGLTIANG; this comes from the coding sequence ATGGCAGGAGAAGCACAAGACAGCAATTGGCCATTACCCAAGTTTTATTTTTCAGTAGACTGGGGTAGTACCACGGATATACCTTTTCAGGAAGTGAGCGGCCTGGAGATCGAAGCCCAACCAATAGAGTACAGACATGGCAACAGTCCTGTATTTTCTACGATCAATATGCCCGGAATCATCAAAAACAGTAATGTGACGATGAAGAAAGGAGTTTTTGTTAACGATAATGCCTTTTGGGACTGGTACAACAAAATCAAAATGAATACCATAGAAAGACAGAACGTAGTCATCAAGCTTCTGGATGAATCGGGTTCACCTACCATGACCTGGACACTGAACAATGCCTGGCCGACCAAGATCAGTTCTACGGATCTGAAGTCTGATGCCAGTGAGGTGGCTGTAGAATCCATTGAAATTGCCCACGAGGGACTGACCATCGCTAACGGGTAA